A single Ignavibacteriales bacterium DNA region contains:
- a CDS encoding CBS domain-containing protein yields the protein MKIVREILAKKGSSIYSLSPDDTVYEALVQMAEKNVGALLVLENGQLAGILSERDYARKVILTGKSSRETTVREIMTTRVLIVDDKTNAEECMSLMINKHIRHLPVVTDGVLQGIISIGDAVKAVIEDKQDTISELERYIAG from the coding sequence ATGAAAATAGTTCGTGAGATCCTTGCTAAGAAAGGCAGTAGTATTTACTCACTTTCCCCAGACGATACCGTCTATGAAGCACTCGTACAAATGGCAGAGAAGAATGTCGGTGCACTGCTTGTACTGGAAAACGGTCAGCTTGCCGGTATTCTGAGTGAGAGGGATTATGCCCGTAAAGTAATACTTACCGGCAAATCCTCCCGTGAGACTACTGTCAGGGAAATCATGACAACCAGAGTTCTTATTGTTGATGATAAAACTAATGCTGAGGAATGTATGTCTCTGATGATTAATAAACACATCAGACATCTTCCTGTGGTGACTGATGGTGTTTTGCAGGGCATCATTTCAATTGGAGATGCAGTAAAAGCCGTCATAGAAGACAAACAGGATACTATCTCTGAACTGGAACGATATATAGCAGGCTGA
- the htpG gene encoding molecular chaperone HtpG translates to MSHEPIHAEKFEFKAEVRQLLDILVHSLYSSREIFIRELISNANDALDKVRIHTLTNEEMNGKNLPLEIRISCDKDKNKLTIEDTGIGMTREELINNIGTIAKSGTAEFINQLKESKGDTGNLIGRFGVGFYSVFMAASKVQITTRSVTPGAEAVAWESDGLGEFTVGESDEKIERGTRIEIWLKEDTKQYSEVDTVKSVIKNHSNFINFPVFVEKEKINTLPALWLQSKSSIKKEDYQEFYKFLTYDSNPPLDVIHVSVDAPLQFNALLFIPEKSLDFFGMMKEDMGLDLYVRKVLIQHKNKDLIPEYLGFIKGVVDSEDIPLNISRETLQENANFSRISTSITSQILNHLIKMAKDRPEDFAKFWKEHGKIFKLGYQDFMNREKFAQLLRFNASYSDKEEDLTSLEEYESRMVNNQKEIFFITATSRAALLKNPFLDTFRSKGIPVLFVYDPIDEYVISSMFKYKDFTFKAANSADFDSLNKFDDINPEEKPSVEELSREDKKHLDSILEKWKDSLGDKVKKVILSKRLKESPVVLASEDEGMSSAMLKMMRMSGQDIPVPPKVLEVNKDHKLIREMIAIYKLDKSDALLQRYFDQLYLISMLYEGELNESYQLVEKSFDLMTDAAGWYLKGKDSK, encoded by the coding sequence ATGTCTCATGAACCAATACATGCTGAAAAATTCGAATTTAAAGCCGAAGTCCGGCAGTTATTAGATATTCTTGTCCACTCACTTTACTCATCACGGGAGATTTTCATACGGGAACTTATTTCGAATGCAAATGATGCGCTTGATAAGGTCCGGATCCATACCCTGACTAATGAGGAAATGAACGGGAAGAACCTCCCGCTTGAAATCAGGATTTCCTGCGATAAAGACAAAAACAAGCTGACAATCGAGGATACCGGTATCGGTATGACCCGGGAAGAACTGATCAATAACATCGGAACTATTGCCAAATCTGGCACTGCTGAATTTATCAACCAGCTAAAAGAGAGCAAGGGGGACACCGGAAATCTGATCGGCCGTTTCGGTGTCGGGTTTTATTCAGTATTTATGGCAGCATCAAAAGTCCAGATTACCACCCGCAGCGTTACTCCCGGTGCGGAAGCGGTAGCCTGGGAGTCAGACGGGCTCGGAGAATTTACCGTAGGAGAGTCTGATGAAAAAATCGAACGAGGTACCAGAATTGAAATCTGGCTGAAGGAGGACACTAAACAGTATTCAGAGGTAGATACAGTAAAAAGTGTCATTAAAAACCACTCCAATTTTATCAATTTCCCTGTTTTTGTGGAAAAAGAGAAAATTAATACCCTCCCCGCACTTTGGCTTCAGAGCAAATCTTCCATCAAAAAGGAAGACTATCAGGAGTTCTACAAATTCCTGACATATGATTCAAATCCTCCCCTTGATGTAATACATGTTTCAGTAGATGCACCTCTGCAGTTTAATGCCCTGCTTTTCATACCTGAAAAGAGCCTCGATTTCTTCGGTATGATGAAGGAAGATATGGGGCTGGATCTGTACGTACGCAAAGTTCTGATTCAGCATAAGAATAAAGATCTGATACCGGAATACCTTGGATTTATTAAAGGCGTGGTTGATTCAGAGGATATTCCTCTCAACATCTCCCGTGAGACTCTTCAGGAAAATGCCAATTTCAGCAGAATCTCAACAAGCATTACCTCTCAGATTCTTAACCACCTCATCAAAATGGCAAAAGACCGGCCTGAGGATTTCGCTAAATTCTGGAAAGAACATGGCAAGATCTTTAAGCTGGGTTACCAGGACTTCATGAACAGGGAAAAATTTGCTCAGCTTCTGCGCTTTAATGCCAGTTACTCCGATAAAGAAGAGGACCTGACCTCACTTGAGGAATATGAATCCCGGATGGTAAACAACCAGAAGGAAATCTTTTTCATCACTGCCACAAGCCGTGCTGCACTCCTCAAGAACCCTTTTCTGGATACTTTCAGATCGAAGGGCATACCGGTCTTGTTTGTTTATGACCCGATTGACGAGTATGTGATTTCCAGTATGTTTAAATACAAGGATTTTACTTTCAAGGCGGCAAACTCGGCGGATTTTGATTCTCTGAATAAATTTGACGATATTAACCCTGAAGAAAAACCTTCTGTTGAAGAACTCTCTAGAGAAGATAAGAAGCACCTAGACAGCATCCTCGAAAAATGGAAGGACAGCCTGGGTGATAAGGTAAAGAAGGTAATTCTCTCAAAAAGACTGAAAGAAAGCCCTGTGGTGCTCGCAAGTGAGGATGAGGGAATGTCTTCGGCGATGCTGAAGATGATGAGAATGAGCGGTCAGGATATCCCCGTTCCTCCGAAGGTACTTGAAGTTAATAAAGATCACAAACTCATCAGAGAAATGATTGCTATTTATAAGCTTGATAAATCTGATGCACTGCTTCAGAGATACTTTGACCAGCTGTATCTGATATCAATGCTTTATGAAGGCGAGCTCAATGAATCATATCAGCTTGTTGAAAAGTCGTTCGATCTGATGACCGATGCAGCCGGCTGGTATCTGAAAGGCAAAGATTCCAAATAA
- a CDS encoding carbohydrate binding family 9 domain-containing protein, producing MSFLLLLLILLIPRADYAGGASSLETLTAARVNTPIVIDGVLEPAWDAAAQTGIPFEIQPGDNTPARAETIVRILFSNEYLYVSFYCLDPAPSQIRSNLTDRDRIYRDDFVGLILDTYGDGQSAYELFVNPHGVQGDILRTGNNEDDTYDLIWQSSALMHEQGYTIEMAIPFKSLRFQNKDQHTWKIMFIRNFPRADRYIFSSNKIDRNDPCFTCQSAELKGISEISVPVGYEILPFVTGYQSGNLLDSDDPASAFDNGPLKGRLGSGFKIVPSPSLTIEAVVNPDFSQVESDAQQISVNSTFSLFYQEKRPFFFEGSEIYRSPISSFYSRMINDPLLAAKVTGKAGNVSYALLSSYDRNSPLIIPGEERSDFINTGLASYGNILRARLNGQKNDYFGGLVALRNFNSGAAYYAGIDWSYLFLTNFYFTGQVAASLNKEINDTLLFNEDRKFGSMNKDASLNGEEYGGFGAIVRLERQARNHYLDLVYRDHSPAFISPLGFLNRNNSRDIQLENGYTENYDSSFITRISFFFRGGLDFNYDNIRKERWLMLGGNIGFAGNSGLFVGFLPLNEEFFGQTDLRKVNRWFINLNTTPLSWLSMYLSTEFGKIIYRGDSPEVGKGHQFAFGASFKPTEQLQSDIEFERAGLRSQKNDELLYDGYILRNISTYQFSRQMFLRLITDYNSFSGEVSVFPLFSYKLNPFTIFYIGSTHTMREYAAPYNLKQNNRQYFLKFQYLFSNH from the coding sequence ATGAGTTTTTTACTACTTTTACTTATTTTATTAATCCCCCGGGCTGATTATGCCGGTGGTGCTTCTTCACTTGAGACTCTTACGGCGGCCAGGGTAAATACTCCGATCGTTATAGACGGCGTGCTGGAGCCCGCATGGGATGCCGCAGCTCAAACCGGAATCCCCTTTGAGATTCAACCCGGGGATAACACTCCGGCAAGAGCGGAAACCATAGTCAGAATTCTATTCAGCAATGAGTACCTCTATGTAAGTTTCTATTGCCTTGACCCGGCGCCATCACAAATCAGGTCAAATCTGACCGATCGTGATCGTATTTACAGGGATGACTTTGTTGGGCTGATTTTAGATACCTACGGCGATGGCCAGAGCGCATACGAGCTATTCGTAAATCCGCACGGCGTTCAGGGTGATATTCTGCGAACCGGGAATAATGAGGATGATACCTATGATCTCATCTGGCAATCCTCAGCCCTGATGCACGAGCAAGGCTATACCATTGAAATGGCAATACCTTTCAAATCGTTGCGTTTTCAGAATAAGGATCAGCACACCTGGAAGATTATGTTCATCCGTAATTTCCCCCGCGCTGACCGTTACATCTTTTCATCAAATAAAATTGACAGAAATGACCCCTGTTTCACCTGCCAAAGTGCTGAACTGAAGGGTATTTCCGAGATTAGTGTTCCGGTTGGATATGAAATTCTTCCCTTTGTGACAGGATATCAGTCCGGTAATCTGCTGGACAGCGACGATCCTGCCTCCGCCTTTGATAATGGACCGCTTAAAGGGCGGTTAGGAAGCGGATTTAAGATAGTCCCAAGCCCTTCTCTTACCATTGAAGCAGTAGTAAACCCTGATTTCAGCCAGGTGGAGTCAGATGCTCAGCAAATCAGTGTAAACAGTACCTTTTCACTGTTCTATCAGGAAAAACGCCCCTTCTTTTTTGAGGGAAGTGAGATTTACCGTTCCCCAATCTCTTCATTTTATTCCCGAATGATTAATGATCCTTTACTGGCTGCAAAGGTTACCGGAAAAGCAGGAAATGTTTCTTATGCACTTCTCTCATCTTACGACCGAAATTCTCCATTGATCATTCCGGGAGAGGAAAGAAGTGATTTTATTAACACCGGACTCGCCTCATACGGCAATATTCTGAGAGCGCGTCTCAATGGTCAGAAGAATGATTATTTTGGCGGGTTGGTAGCTTTAAGAAATTTTAATTCAGGGGCTGCCTATTATGCCGGAATCGACTGGAGCTATCTGTTTCTTACGAATTTTTATTTTACCGGTCAGGTAGCTGCTTCGTTAAATAAGGAAATTAATGATACCTTACTCTTTAATGAAGACAGAAAATTTGGTTCAATGAACAAGGATGCTTCATTAAATGGTGAAGAATATGGGGGGTTCGGAGCCATAGTCCGGCTGGAGAGACAGGCAAGAAATCATTATTTGGATTTAGTTTATCGTGACCATTCTCCCGCTTTCATCTCACCGTTGGGTTTTCTTAACCGTAATAACAGCCGTGATATCCAGCTTGAGAACGGCTATACCGAAAATTATGACAGTTCATTTATCACCCGGATTTCATTTTTCTTCCGGGGAGGCCTTGATTTCAATTATGATAATATCCGCAAGGAACGCTGGCTGATGCTGGGCGGAAATATTGGTTTCGCGGGTAATTCAGGACTTTTTGTTGGTTTTTTACCACTGAATGAAGAGTTTTTCGGTCAGACTGATCTGAGGAAAGTGAACCGTTGGTTTATTAATTTGAACACTACTCCCCTTAGCTGGCTGAGTATGTATCTTAGTACTGAATTCGGAAAAATTATTTACCGGGGCGATTCTCCGGAGGTTGGTAAAGGGCATCAGTTTGCTTTCGGAGCGAGCTTCAAACCGACTGAACAATTACAGTCGGATATTGAATTCGAAAGGGCCGGTCTCAGATCTCAGAAAAACGATGAACTTCTATATGACGGGTATATCCTCCGAAATATCAGCACATACCAGTTTTCCCGTCAGATGTTCCTCAGGTTAATCACTGATTACAATTCTTTCTCGGGAGAAGTTTCGGTATTTCCTCTGTTTTCGTACAAATTGAACCCTTTCACCATATTTTATATCGGCTCAACCCACACGATGCGGGAGTATGCAGCACCCTACAATCTTAAACAAAACAACCGGCAGTATTTTCTCAAATTTCAGTACCTGTTTTCAAACCATTAA
- a CDS encoding cobalamin B12-binding domain-containing protein: MIKQITYLTFLDALLAGDKLLCQSIVKNLVDNKIPVETIYFDLFQKVMYRIGTMWEKNQISIPVEHHATQIIDELISVTLNASQKEEGNGKRCIISCVDKEYHLLGAKMVSYIFELNGWDTIFLGASTPPKTLVNYVMEKDPHVVGLSNNFHLNFLRLLETIELIKQARPNQQIYLGGQAIGQVADKLPKEHEGVKIFHSIMDLNKHLKEISLQTA; encoded by the coding sequence ATGATCAAACAAATAACCTATCTTACTTTTCTTGATGCCCTTCTGGCGGGAGATAAATTACTTTGCCAGTCAATTGTCAAGAATCTCGTTGACAATAAAATTCCTGTAGAGACAATCTATTTTGACCTTTTTCAAAAAGTTATGTATCGTATAGGAACCATGTGGGAAAAAAACCAGATTTCCATCCCCGTTGAGCATCATGCAACCCAGATCATTGATGAACTGATATCAGTTACGCTGAATGCCAGTCAGAAGGAAGAAGGGAATGGCAAGAGATGCATTATTTCCTGTGTTGATAAAGAGTACCATCTGCTCGGTGCAAAAATGGTGTCGTACATCTTTGAACTTAATGGCTGGGATACCATATTTTTGGGTGCAAGCACCCCCCCTAAAACCCTGGTGAACTATGTTATGGAGAAAGATCCGCATGTTGTCGGTCTTTCAAATAATTTCCACCTCAATTTTCTTCGCCTATTAGAGACCATCGAACTTATCAAGCAGGCAAGACCCAATCAGCAGATTTATCTCGGCGGGCAGGCAATAGGTCAGGTAGCCGATAAGCTTCCAAAGGAACATGAAGGAGTAAAAATCTTCCATTCAATTATGGATTTAAACAAGCATCTGAAGGAAATCTCGCTCCAGACTGCCTGA